A section of the Novipirellula caenicola genome encodes:
- a CDS encoding NAD(P)/FAD-dependent oxidoreductase has product MYDTIIIGAGMSGLAAGIRLAHFDQRVCILERHYTIGGLNSFYRMGGRDYDVGLHAMTNFARKGDKKGPLAKLIRQLRFRWEDFKLAEQNGSSIRFPDMSLDFDNDIAQLENEIAEKFPGQIDGFRSLCAALLDYSDMDGDDPSFMRSAREVMATHLSDPLLIEMLLCPLMWYGNARENDMDFGQFCIMFRACYLEGFGRPYKGVRLILKNLVRKFRGLGGELKLRSGVSKIHVDNGRAVGVVLDDGTVIEGKRILSSAGNIETLRMCDDISEVDVARAGKLSFIESISVLDKLPKEIGFDRTIVFYNDSDRFHWERPEDRLCDVRTGVICSPNNYVYDAEEGELPEGVIRITTLANHDHWCALPEAKYRAEKVIQYDAAIESAVRFMPDFRRHVVDTDVFTPKTIRRFTWHDNGAVYGAPDKQLDGTTHLPNVFLCGTDQGFVGIVGAIVSGISMANRHCLQV; this is encoded by the coding sequence TTGTACGATACGATCATCATCGGCGCGGGAATGAGTGGGCTTGCCGCCGGCATCCGCTTGGCCCACTTCGATCAACGCGTCTGCATTCTCGAGCGGCATTACACCATCGGTGGACTCAATTCGTTCTACCGCATGGGCGGTCGCGATTACGATGTCGGCTTGCATGCGATGACCAATTTCGCACGCAAAGGCGACAAAAAAGGGCCGCTGGCTAAGTTGATCCGCCAGCTTCGATTTCGTTGGGAAGATTTCAAGCTGGCCGAGCAGAACGGATCCTCGATCCGCTTCCCCGACATGTCGCTTGATTTTGATAACGACATCGCTCAGCTCGAAAACGAGATTGCCGAAAAATTCCCAGGCCAAATCGATGGCTTCCGATCGCTCTGTGCCGCGTTGTTGGATTACAGCGACATGGACGGCGACGACCCTAGTTTCATGCGGTCCGCTCGCGAGGTGATGGCAACCCATTTGTCCGATCCCCTGCTGATCGAAATGTTGCTCTGTCCGTTGATGTGGTACGGCAACGCTCGCGAAAACGATATGGATTTTGGTCAGTTCTGTATCATGTTCAGGGCCTGCTATTTGGAAGGCTTTGGGCGTCCCTACAAAGGGGTGCGTTTGATCCTGAAGAATCTGGTCCGCAAGTTTCGCGGACTTGGCGGGGAACTAAAACTGCGCAGCGGTGTGTCGAAAATTCACGTCGACAACGGTCGCGCGGTCGGCGTTGTACTCGATGACGGCACGGTCATCGAAGGCAAGCGAATTTTGTCATCCGCAGGCAACATTGAAACGTTGCGGATGTGCGATGATATCAGCGAAGTCGATGTCGCACGTGCTGGTAAATTATCGTTCATCGAATCGATTTCAGTATTGGACAAACTTCCCAAAGAGATTGGTTTTGATCGCACGATCGTGTTCTACAACGACAGCGATCGATTCCACTGGGAACGCCCCGAAGATCGTTTGTGTGACGTTCGCACCGGCGTGATTTGTTCGCCGAATAATTACGTCTACGATGCGGAGGAAGGCGAACTGCCTGAAGGGGTGATTCGCATCACGACACTGGCCAACCATGATCATTGGTGTGCATTGCCCGAGGCGAAGTACCGAGCCGAGAAGGTGATTCAGTATGATGCCGCGATCGAATCGGCGGTCCGTTTCATGCCTGATTTCCGTCGTCACGTTGTCGATACCGACGTCTTCACCCCCAAGACGATTCGCCGCTTCACGTGGCACGACAACGGCGCTGTTTACGGCGCTCCCGACAAGCAACTTGACGGCACGACTCATCTACCCAACGTCTTTTTGTGCGGCACCGATCAAGGCTTTGTCGGCATCGTCGGCGCGATCGTCAGCGGCATCAGCATGGCCAATCGCCACTGCCTGCAAGTCTAG
- a CDS encoding acyl carrier protein, with protein sequence MTPAEIRDEILDILEDISPDDDLENLDDAKPFREQLELDSMDFLDIVMELRKRHRVQIPEEDYGNLASMNSTVSYLEPKMKDIVKS encoded by the coding sequence ATGACCCCTGCTGAAATCCGTGACGAGATCCTCGATATTCTTGAAGACATCTCGCCCGATGATGATTTGGAAAATCTTGATGATGCAAAACCATTCCGCGAGCAGTTGGAATTGGACAGCATGGATTTCTTGGACATTGTGATGGAGCTTCGTAAGCGTCATCGCGTCCAGATTCCTGAGGAAGACTACGGGAACCTCGCCAGCATGAATTCGACCGTCAGCTATCTCGAACCGAAGATGAAAGACATCGTCAAGTCTTAG